One Pseudoalteromonas sp. UG3-2 DNA window includes the following coding sequences:
- the ispG gene encoding flavodoxin-dependent (E)-4-hydroxy-3-methylbut-2-enyl-diphosphate synthase: MFSEPPIKRRKSTRINVGNVPIGDGAPIAVQSMTNTNTLDVDATVAQIKAIQDAGADIVRVSVPTMDAAEAFKSIKEQVDIPLVTDIHFDYRIALKVAKYGADCLRINPGNIGSEERIRAVIDAAGEQNIPIRIGVNGGSLERDLQEKYGEPTPEALLESAMRHVEILQRHNFDQFKVSVKASDVFLAVGAYRLLAKEIDQPLHLGITEAGGFRAGSVKSAVGLGMLLAEGIGDTLRVSLAADPVQEIKVGFDILKSLRIRSRGINFIACPSCSRQEFDVVNTMNQLEERLEDVTAPISVSVIGCVVNGPGEALVSDLGLAGANRRSGLYINGERQKTRIDNDNIVEQLEAQIRDYVEKKEQEEKIDVKIID; this comes from the coding sequence ATGTTTTCAGAACCACCTATTAAGCGTAGAAAATCAACCAGGATTAATGTCGGTAATGTTCCCATCGGCGACGGCGCGCCTATTGCCGTGCAGTCAATGACCAACACCAACACCTTAGATGTTGATGCGACGGTGGCACAAATTAAAGCAATTCAAGATGCCGGAGCCGATATTGTGCGGGTTTCGGTGCCGACAATGGATGCCGCTGAAGCTTTCAAAAGCATTAAAGAGCAAGTGGATATTCCACTGGTCACCGATATTCACTTTGACTACCGTATTGCCCTTAAAGTGGCTAAGTACGGCGCCGATTGTTTGCGCATTAACCCAGGTAACATTGGTAGCGAAGAACGCATTCGTGCGGTTATTGACGCCGCCGGCGAGCAAAATATCCCGATCCGAATTGGCGTCAATGGCGGCTCGTTAGAGCGCGACTTGCAAGAAAAGTATGGCGAACCGACGCCAGAGGCCTTGTTAGAATCAGCGATGCGCCATGTGGAAATTCTTCAACGTCACAACTTTGACCAGTTTAAGGTGTCGGTGAAAGCGTCAGATGTCTTTCTAGCGGTAGGGGCATACCGTTTGTTGGCCAAAGAAATTGACCAGCCACTGCACTTGGGGATCACCGAAGCCGGTGGTTTTAGAGCCGGTTCGGTGAAATCGGCGGTAGGGCTTGGCATGTTATTGGCCGAGGGTATTGGCGATACCTTACGGGTGTCACTGGCCGCTGATCCGGTGCAAGAAATCAAAGTGGGCTTTGATATCTTAAAGTCACTGCGGATCCGTTCCCGAGGCATTAACTTTATTGCTTGCCCAAGCTGTTCACGCCAAGAGTTCGATGTGGTAAACACCATGAACCAGTTAGAAGAGCGCCTCGAAGATGTTACGGCTCCAATTAGCGTGTCGGTCATTGGTTGTGTGGTGAATGGCCCAGGTGAAGCGCTCGTGAGTGACTTAGGTCTCGCAGGTGCAAATCGCCGCTCAGGACTGTATATCAATGGCGAACGGCAAAAAACGCGCATCGATAACGACAATATCGTGGAACAACTTGAGGCGCAGATCCGCGATTACGTTGAGAAAAAAGAGCAAGAAGAAAAAATCGATGTAAAAATCATCGACTGA
- a CDS encoding RodZ domain-containing protein: protein MNQTSKEPEALEQDQPSLGQTLATARQKAGISFAEIETRLKLNHTQITKLEQDDYQSLGPETFVKGYIKNYCNLLGIDANEVLALYQKPQVPVQKRRMQSFSRRTEKEAHDNRLMLVSYIVLAIVLGSSAFWFWQTNNTEQPFSGETSEAVTAPETPVAAQASDKAATVEPVAEPSTSELDAAVDKVVTDTVAPAAAPAAKPQPNTTATAATGNTVVMHFKQESWVEMFDATQERVAFGVKKAGYTMTVTGKAPFSVVLGKHQAVEVELDGVAITLPEFEKNRLAKFNLPLTE, encoded by the coding sequence ATGAACCAAACCAGTAAAGAGCCAGAGGCACTCGAGCAAGATCAGCCTTCACTAGGACAGACGCTTGCCACGGCAAGACAAAAGGCAGGGATTAGTTTTGCTGAGATTGAAACTCGGCTGAAGCTCAATCACACTCAAATCACCAAGCTTGAGCAAGACGATTACCAAAGCTTAGGCCCTGAGACGTTTGTGAAGGGCTACATTAAAAACTATTGTAACTTGCTGGGCATTGATGCCAACGAGGTGTTGGCCTTGTATCAAAAGCCGCAAGTGCCAGTGCAAAAACGGCGCATGCAAAGTTTTTCTCGACGCACAGAAAAAGAAGCCCACGATAACCGCTTAATGCTGGTGAGTTACATTGTATTGGCAATTGTGCTAGGCTCGTCGGCTTTCTGGTTTTGGCAAACCAACAACACCGAGCAGCCTTTCAGTGGCGAAACCAGTGAAGCGGTTACAGCGCCAGAGACACCGGTAGCGGCGCAAGCAAGTGATAAGGCCGCGACTGTTGAGCCGGTGGCCGAGCCAAGCACTTCAGAGCTAGATGCCGCAGTGGATAAAGTTGTCACCGATACGGTAGCACCGGCGGCTGCGCCAGCAGCCAAACCACAGCCAAATACAACTGCTACGGCGGCGACAGGCAATACTGTGGTGATGCATTTTAAACAAGAAAGCTGGGTCGAAATGTTCGATGCCACCCAGGAGCGCGTCGCTTTTGGGGTGAAAAAAGCCGGCTACACCATGACGGTGACCGGCAAAGCGCCGTTTTCAGTGGTGTTAGGCAAACATCAGGCCGTTGAAGTGGAATTAGACGGGGTGGCGATCACCTTGCCGGAATTCGAGAAAAACCGTTTAGCCAAATTTAATTTACCGTTAACAGAGTAG
- the pilW gene encoding type IV pilus biogenesis/stability protein PilW: MPLLISTSLLLTGCVTENSYRSDGRPVPEQQVNNVNAAKTRIALALEYLNSGNNTSAKYNFERALKLAPRLAEAHYSLAYYYEQVGEEQRADNAYQAALDIEPNDPNTLNNYGTFLCRIGQYDKASEYFFKAIDVPSYLRVAASYENLALCAMKQNEFALAEDYLKSAVKHEGQRVSALVALAGLYYAKSDFLAAEEALDTMLKRGYISPRSLLLSHLVHVQMGHLNKAQDIATTLVQTYPKSSQAALILTDNTAASEFERLRNRVREAALSKLTDNSPRHIVANPKIKIKRKKTPPQQATTFTQDSLSGSNNAAAMPSDNSDTSASASKAAATARAEPAKVEFYQPQPGEVSFRAPSSSTQPVRGGRSTSEAADVALLNAAVSVPQVPFHRVVAGENLFSISVKYDIKMAELMAYNQVRESSRLYAGQKIYLKNPNVTHEIAPGDTLLSIADRYGVLIDEIMRWNKLTPDVDLTAGRAVLIVDPTNYVL; the protein is encoded by the coding sequence GTGCCATTACTAATAAGTACCAGCCTGCTTTTAACTGGTTGTGTAACTGAAAACAGTTATCGCTCCGATGGCCGTCCTGTGCCCGAGCAGCAAGTTAATAACGTCAATGCCGCCAAAACGCGCATCGCTCTGGCGTTAGAATACCTAAATTCTGGTAACAACACCTCAGCTAAATATAACTTTGAACGCGCCTTGAAATTGGCCCCGCGTCTTGCCGAAGCACATTATTCACTGGCTTATTATTATGAGCAGGTAGGTGAAGAGCAGCGCGCCGATAACGCCTATCAGGCGGCGTTAGATATTGAGCCCAATGATCCAAACACCCTCAATAATTACGGCACCTTTTTATGCCGCATTGGCCAATATGACAAGGCCAGTGAGTACTTTTTTAAAGCCATCGACGTGCCAAGCTATTTGCGTGTGGCCGCCAGCTACGAAAACCTTGCGCTGTGTGCCATGAAACAAAATGAGTTCGCATTGGCAGAAGACTACCTGAAAAGCGCCGTGAAGCACGAAGGTCAGCGGGTTTCAGCATTGGTGGCATTAGCTGGGCTCTATTATGCCAAAAGCGATTTTTTGGCGGCAGAAGAAGCCCTAGATACCATGCTTAAGCGCGGCTATATTTCACCACGGAGTTTATTGCTAAGCCATTTGGTGCATGTGCAAATGGGGCACCTAAATAAAGCCCAAGACATTGCCACCACCTTAGTGCAAACTTACCCGAAGTCGTCGCAAGCGGCATTGATACTCACCGACAATACCGCCGCCAGTGAGTTTGAGCGCCTGCGCAACCGTGTGCGCGAAGCGGCGCTAAGTAAGCTTACGGATAATTCTCCACGGCACATTGTGGCTAACCCCAAAATAAAAATTAAACGCAAAAAAACGCCCCCGCAGCAGGCAACGACATTCACCCAAGATTCACTCTCTGGGTCTAATAATGCCGCCGCGATGCCAAGTGACAACAGTGATACTTCGGCATCAGCGAGTAAGGCTGCGGCAACCGCACGTGCTGAGCCGGCCAAGGTGGAGTTTTACCAGCCCCAACCGGGTGAAGTGAGCTTTAGGGCGCCATCGTCAAGCACTCAGCCTGTGCGTGGCGGGCGCTCGACTTCTGAGGCCGCCGATGTGGCGTTATTAAATGCCGCCGTGTCGGTGCCGCAAGTGCCGTTTCATCGTGTGGTGGCAGGGGAAAATTTATTTAGCATTTCGGTGAAATACGATATCAAAATGGCCGAGCTTATGGCGTATAATCAGGTGCGTGAATCATCGCGATTGTATGCAGGACAAAAGATCTATTTAAAAAACCCCAATGTTACTCATGAAATTGCGCCGGGAGACACCTTACTCAGTATTGCCGATCGATATGGTGTGTTGATCGATGAAATTATGCGATGGAATAAATTAACCCCCGACGTGGACTTAACTGCAGGCCGCGCGGTATTAATCGTTGACCCAACTAATTACGTTTTATGA
- a CDS encoding bifunctional tRNA (adenosine(37)-C2)-methyltransferase TrmG/ribosomal RNA large subunit methyltransferase RlmN — translation MTTTEKKINLLDLNREGMRELFASYGEKPFRADQVMKWIYHFGVDNFDDMSNLNKKLRARLQAECEIKAPEISVKQQASDGTIKYALLLEGGQEVETVWIPEKDRATLCVSSQVGCALECTFCSTAQQGFNRNLKVSEIIGQVWRVATDIGLQNGDSTKRPITNVVMMGMGEPLLNLNNVVPAMELMMDDWAFGLSKRRVTLSTSGVVPALDILKEKIDVALAISLHAPNNPLRDVLVPINKKYPIEEFLAACRRYIDGSKANKDITIEYVMLQEVNDSTDHAHELVEVLKGTPVKINLIPFNPFPGNDYGRSSNSRIDRFSKVLQAAGLTCIVRRTRGDDIDAACGQLVGDVVDRTKRLAKKKQREDNAIAINASAE, via the coding sequence ATGACCACTACCGAGAAAAAAATTAACTTACTTGATTTAAATCGCGAGGGGATGCGCGAGTTGTTTGCATCGTACGGCGAAAAGCCCTTCCGCGCGGATCAGGTGATGAAATGGATTTATCATTTTGGTGTCGATAACTTCGATGATATGAGCAACCTCAACAAAAAGTTGCGCGCGCGTTTGCAAGCCGAGTGTGAGATCAAAGCGCCGGAAATTTCAGTGAAGCAACAAGCCAGCGACGGCACCATCAAATACGCCTTGCTACTAGAAGGCGGCCAAGAAGTTGAAACCGTTTGGATCCCAGAAAAAGACCGCGCTACCTTGTGCGTGTCATCACAGGTGGGGTGTGCGCTAGAGTGTACTTTCTGCTCCACCGCGCAGCAGGGCTTTAACCGTAACTTAAAAGTCTCGGAGATCATTGGTCAGGTGTGGCGTGTGGCCACCGATATTGGCCTACAAAACGGCGACAGCACTAAGCGCCCTATTACCAACGTGGTCATGATGGGCATGGGTGAGCCTTTGCTTAACCTGAATAATGTGGTTCCTGCCATGGAACTGATGATGGACGACTGGGCGTTTGGCCTGTCGAAGCGTCGCGTTACCTTGAGTACTTCAGGGGTGGTTCCGGCACTGGATATTCTGAAAGAAAAAATCGACGTGGCCTTGGCCATTTCACTTCATGCGCCGAACAACCCACTGCGCGATGTGCTGGTACCCATCAATAAAAAGTACCCTATTGAAGAGTTCTTAGCGGCATGTCGTCGTTATATCGACGGTTCTAAAGCCAACAAAGACATCACCATTGAGTACGTGATGCTGCAAGAAGTAAACGACAGCACCGACCACGCTCACGAATTAGTGGAAGTGCTTAAAGGCACGCCGGTGAAAATCAACTTGATCCCATTCAACCCATTCCCGGGCAATGACTATGGTCGCTCAAGTAACAGTCGTATTGACCGTTTTTCAAAGGTACTGCAAGCAGCTGGCTTAACCTGTATTGTACGCCGTACTCGTGGCGACGACATTGACGCTGCTTGTGGCCAGTTAGTGGGTGACGTAGTGGATAGAACTAAACGCTTAGCTAAGAAAAAGCAGCGTGAAGACAACGCCATTGCCATTAACGCCAGCGCGGAATAA
- the ndk gene encoding nucleoside-diphosphate kinase: MALERTFSIVKPDAVAKNHIGAIYNRFESAGLKIVASKMVHLSQEKAEGFYAEHKERPFFGALVEFMTSGPVMVQVLEGEDAIRKNREIMGATNPAEALAGTLRADYAQSIDENAVHGSDAPESAAREIAYFFAEEEICPRTR, from the coding sequence ATGGCTTTAGAGCGTACTTTTTCAATCGTTAAGCCTGATGCGGTAGCTAAAAACCACATCGGTGCTATCTACAACCGTTTTGAGTCTGCTGGTCTTAAAATCGTTGCATCAAAAATGGTTCACCTTTCTCAAGAGAAAGCGGAAGGTTTCTACGCTGAGCACAAAGAGCGTCCTTTCTTCGGTGCACTAGTTGAATTCATGACTTCAGGCCCTGTAATGGTTCAGGTTCTTGAAGGTGAAGACGCTATCCGTAAAAACCGTGAAATCATGGGTGCAACTAACCCTGCTGAAGCACTAGCTGGTACTCTACGTGCTGACTACGCACAAAGCATCGACGAAAACGCAGTTCACGGTTCTGACGCACCTGAGTCTGCTGCTCGCGAAATCGCTTACTTCTTCGCAGAAGAAGAAATCTGCCCACGTACTCGTTAA
- the trhP gene encoding prephenate-dependent tRNA uridine(34) hydroxylase TrhP, whose product MFVPELLSPAGSLKNMRYAFAYGADAVYAGQPRYSLRVRNNEFDLATLELGINEAHQQNKKFYVVSNIAPHNGKVKTYLRDIEPVIAMGPDALIMSDPGLIMLVREKWPDMPIHLSVQANAVNYAAVQFWAKQGIERVILSRELSLQEIEEIRTLCPDTELEVFVHGALCMAYSGRCLLSGYINKRDPNQGTCTNACRWSYDVKPGQETATGDVVHKVDPKAIIPTLGEGQPTDEVFMLEEQGRPGEYMPAFEDEHGTYIMNSKDLRAVQYVDQLTRMGVHSLKIEGRTKSFYYVARTAQVYRKAIDDAVAGKPFDPSLMKTLENLAHRGYTEGFLKRHAHQDYQNYEYGHSISEQQQFVGEVLGRNSNGLVEIDVKNKFCTGHSLELMTPKGNIQFNLEHMENKKGETINDAKGSGHIVQIPLPQEIDLEHAILMRNLGDHEDTRNPHKKVS is encoded by the coding sequence ATGTTTGTACCAGAACTTCTTTCTCCTGCCGGTAGTTTAAAAAATATGCGTTATGCATTTGCCTACGGTGCCGATGCCGTGTATGCCGGACAACCCCGTTATAGCCTGCGTGTACGCAATAATGAATTTGACTTGGCCACACTTGAGCTTGGCATCAACGAAGCCCATCAGCAAAACAAAAAGTTTTACGTGGTATCCAATATCGCGCCCCATAACGGTAAAGTAAAAACGTACTTACGTGATATTGAACCGGTTATTGCAATGGGGCCTGATGCCCTAATCATGTCCGATCCTGGCCTAATTATGCTGGTACGGGAAAAATGGCCAGATATGCCGATCCACCTTTCAGTGCAAGCCAATGCCGTGAACTATGCCGCGGTGCAATTTTGGGCCAAACAAGGCATTGAACGAGTGATTTTATCTCGCGAGCTATCACTGCAAGAGATTGAAGAAATTCGCACCTTATGCCCCGACACTGAACTTGAAGTGTTTGTACATGGTGCACTGTGCATGGCCTACTCCGGCCGCTGTTTATTATCTGGCTACATTAACAAGCGCGACCCCAACCAGGGCACTTGCACCAATGCCTGCCGTTGGAGTTATGACGTAAAACCAGGTCAAGAAACCGCTACAGGCGACGTGGTGCATAAAGTCGACCCGAAAGCGATTATTCCAACTTTAGGGGAAGGCCAGCCCACCGATGAAGTATTTATGCTCGAAGAGCAAGGTCGCCCTGGTGAATACATGCCCGCTTTTGAAGATGAACATGGCACTTACATCATGAACTCAAAAGACTTGCGCGCAGTTCAATACGTTGACCAGCTCACGCGCATGGGTGTGCACAGTCTAAAAATTGAAGGCCGTACCAAGTCATTTTACTACGTTGCCCGCACTGCACAAGTCTATCGCAAAGCCATTGATGATGCCGTTGCCGGTAAGCCGTTTGATCCTAGCTTAATGAAAACACTAGAGAACCTGGCTCACCGTGGTTACACCGAGGGCTTTTTAAAGCGCCACGCCCATCAGGATTACCAAAATTACGAGTATGGCCACTCCATTTCCGAACAGCAGCAATTTGTCGGCGAGGTGCTCGGTCGTAACAGCAATGGCTTGGTTGAAATTGATGTAAAAAATAAGTTCTGTACTGGGCATAGCCTCGAGCTTATGACACCCAAAGGAAACATTCAATTTAACCTCGAACACATGGAAAATAAAAAAGGTGAAACCATTAATGATGCCAAGGGATCAGGCCATATTGTGCAAATCCCATTGCCGCAAGAGATCGATCTTGAACATGCCATTTTAATGCGTAACTTAGGTGACCATGAGGATACCCGTAACCCTCATAAAAAGGTGTCGTAA
- a CDS encoding YfhL family 4Fe-4S dicluster ferredoxin, whose protein sequence is MALLINDKCINCDMCDPECPNQAIYMGDKIYQIDPDKCTECVGHYDNPTCVSVCPIDCIKPDPDHRESLDQLAEKYLSLTEG, encoded by the coding sequence ATGGCGCTATTGATCAACGATAAATGCATTAATTGTGATATGTGCGACCCAGAGTGCCCTAATCAGGCCATTTATATGGGTGACAAGATTTATCAAATCGACCCAGATAAATGCACCGAATGCGTGGGTCACTATGATAATCCAACCTGCGTTAGCGTTTGCCCAATTGATTGCATTAAACCCGATCCGGATCATCGCGAGAGCTTAGATCAACTGGCAGAAAAATACCTCAGCCTCACCGAGGGCTAA
- a CDS encoding PAS domain-containing sensor histidine kinase, whose protein sequence is MDLNSLESFFHNAYMPHGHCYLWQSHILWTNVVSDILIAAAYFSIPMAIMIYAKKRPDIAKNWVAILFCAFITLCGLTHLIGVYTVWHGAYGIHGIAKAITAIISMLTAVYLFRLIPSAVTLPTPLQYRGVRDKLRRVTSEKQALHTQLGEQKVTEFMLDALPTSALMLDELLSVNRCNPYFYRELGYDSPQPLIGKRLNEIVSLDDPFDSLESISQSLLNQSDFSKEALCHVIDKEGNQIPMEMRLVQEQFDGQNFILAVFNNMTSLKRTEKALAESSEQVNRAVNATEDGIWEWNVPDNRVSYSARLKRMIGKLDDDEVSFEDWFEHIHPDHRSKVQAAIDEHFTSKEQYHIEYLGRDNNHQYAWFSAVGNSTFDAQGNPLLMSGALRNIHHKKSLELQVAEKNKILNAIYDGASQAIWQLKVEPNYEFRFLEFNKLACQRTGVSFEQVANKTLSELRDKVFDSKLVDKIAKNYRLCVDVAKPIDYTEMIPHQERERWYQTTLYPLKNNQGEVEQIVGIAVDITARKAAEQELEDNQRFLQRIIDSAVCGLYLYDLKQARTTKINKRYTQLVGYQQHDLAATDIDALFHPSELALVEAHIEEVKASEDGQLLPLKYRFKHKAGHWIWCYAVDTVLTRDDHGNAELMLSTFVDMTEQTELLIKLQESNAQLEQFAYLASHDLQEPLRKITAFSDSLAERITPQLPDYEDAKFELERLVSASQRMRTMIQDLLKLSRLHSHQLKLQDTNLSIILEDVCEILSFSIEESQTEISLEHGDIMVQLDASLFIQVLQNLISNSIKFKRDNSAPQIRIDCQQKGQQLVIHYQDNGIGIPAARQQQIFEPFKRFGGNQEQGSGIGLSLCKEIIKLHGGTICCHDCDNGALFEITLPRQAKES, encoded by the coding sequence ATGGATCTGAACTCGCTCGAGTCATTTTTTCACAATGCCTATATGCCCCATGGGCACTGTTATTTGTGGCAATCTCACATTTTATGGACCAATGTTGTCTCCGATATCTTAATCGCTGCAGCCTACTTTTCTATTCCCATGGCCATTATGATTTACGCAAAAAAGCGCCCCGATATTGCAAAAAACTGGGTCGCCATCTTGTTTTGTGCCTTTATTACTTTATGTGGCCTCACCCACCTTATTGGCGTTTACACCGTATGGCATGGTGCTTACGGTATTCACGGTATCGCCAAAGCCATTACCGCCATCATCTCAATGCTGACCGCGGTTTACTTATTCCGACTTATTCCCAGTGCCGTTACCTTGCCCACGCCGCTGCAATATCGTGGGGTGAGAGATAAACTCAGACGTGTCACCTCGGAAAAACAAGCGCTGCACACCCAGCTTGGCGAGCAAAAAGTGACTGAGTTTATGCTCGACGCCTTACCCACCAGCGCGTTAATGCTCGATGAGCTACTAAGCGTAAACCGATGCAACCCCTATTTTTACCGAGAGCTTGGCTATGACTCTCCACAGCCGCTGATTGGAAAACGCCTGAACGAAATTGTCAGTCTCGATGACCCGTTTGATAGCCTAGAGTCCATTAGCCAATCGTTACTTAATCAAAGTGACTTTAGTAAAGAAGCCTTGTGCCATGTTATTGATAAAGAGGGTAACCAAATCCCTATGGAAATGCGCTTAGTGCAAGAGCAGTTTGATGGTCAGAACTTTATTCTCGCCGTGTTCAATAATATGACCTCCCTTAAGCGCACAGAAAAAGCCTTGGCCGAGTCCAGTGAACAGGTTAATCGTGCTGTCAATGCCACTGAAGACGGCATTTGGGAATGGAATGTGCCAGATAACCGGGTTAGCTATTCAGCACGTTTAAAACGCATGATTGGCAAGCTAGACGATGACGAGGTGAGCTTTGAAGATTGGTTTGAGCATATTCACCCCGACCATCGCAGTAAAGTGCAAGCCGCTATTGATGAGCACTTTACTAGCAAAGAGCAATATCACATTGAGTACCTTGGCCGTGACAATAATCACCAGTACGCTTGGTTTTCGGCTGTGGGCAATAGCACGTTCGACGCCCAAGGCAACCCCCTATTAATGTCTGGGGCACTGCGTAATATCCATCATAAAAAATCGTTAGAGCTGCAAGTAGCTGAGAAAAATAAAATTCTTAATGCCATTTACGACGGTGCCAGCCAAGCTATTTGGCAATTAAAGGTGGAACCAAATTATGAGTTTCGTTTTTTAGAGTTTAACAAGCTTGCCTGTCAGCGCACTGGGGTTAGTTTTGAACAAGTGGCAAATAAAACCCTTAGCGAGCTGCGCGACAAGGTATTTGATAGCAAGCTAGTGGATAAAATCGCCAAAAACTATCGTCTATGTGTTGATGTTGCCAAACCCATTGATTACACCGAAATGATCCCCCATCAAGAGCGCGAGCGTTGGTATCAAACCACCCTCTATCCGTTAAAAAATAATCAGGGTGAAGTGGAGCAAATTGTTGGCATTGCGGTGGATATTACTGCCAGAAAAGCAGCCGAGCAGGAGCTTGAAGATAATCAGCGCTTTTTACAACGGATCATCGATTCCGCCGTGTGTGGTTTGTATTTGTATGATTTAAAACAAGCGCGAACCACTAAAATAAACAAACGCTATACCCAGCTGGTTGGCTATCAACAGCACGATTTGGCTGCTACTGACATTGACGCACTATTTCACCCCAGTGAGCTCGCCCTAGTTGAAGCACACATAGAAGAGGTAAAGGCCAGCGAGGATGGCCAGTTACTGCCACTTAAATACCGTTTTAAACACAAAGCCGGCCACTGGATTTGGTGTTACGCCGTCGATACCGTACTTACTCGCGATGACCACGGCAATGCCGAATTAATGCTTAGCACGTTCGTCGATATGACCGAGCAGACCGAGCTATTAATCAAGCTGCAAGAGTCTAATGCCCAGCTCGAGCAGTTTGCCTATTTAGCGTCCCATGATCTGCAAGAGCCGTTAAGAAAGATCACCGCTTTTTCAGATAGCTTAGCAGAGCGGATAACGCCGCAACTGCCCGACTATGAAGACGCCAAGTTTGAACTAGAGCGCTTAGTCAGTGCCAGTCAACGCATGCGCACCATGATCCAAGACTTGCTCAAATTGTCGCGTTTGCACTCGCACCAACTCAAATTACAAGACACCAATCTCAGTATTATCCTCGAAGATGTCTGTGAAATACTCAGTTTTAGTATTGAGGAAAGCCAAACAGAAATCAGCTTAGAGCACGGCGATATTATGGTGCAGCTAGACGCATCATTGTTTATCCAGGTATTACAAAATCTGATCAGTAACAGTATTAAGTTTAAGCGCGACAATAGTGCACCACAGATCCGCATCGACTGCCAGCAAAAAGGCCAGCAGCTGGTGATCCATTATCAAGATAATGGCATTGGCATTCCAGCCGCAAGACAGCAACAAATATTTGAGCCGTTTAAGCGCTTCGGTGGTAACCAAGAGCAAGGCAGTGGCATAGGGCTTTCTTTGTGTAAAGAAATCATCAAGCTACATGGTGGCACTATCTGTTGCCACGATTGTGATAATGGCGCACTGTTTGAAATTACACTGCCGCGGCAAGCTAAGGAGTCATAA
- a CDS encoding response regulator: MELLLVEDDPDDIYFFKRAYTSVANRPSLKVFNDGCELLHYIKHCETLGQVVLLDLNMPNMSGFEVMAALSEQQLTSNLIIVCYTTSTHHSDINKAYQLGAKSYITKPGRLGDLENLIKLVKQYWFDHNHAVKG, translated from the coding sequence GTGGAATTACTATTAGTTGAAGATGACCCAGATGATATCTACTTTTTTAAACGTGCTTACACCAGTGTGGCAAATCGTCCTAGTCTCAAAGTATTTAATGATGGTTGCGAATTGCTGCACTATATTAAGCACTGTGAAACCCTAGGCCAAGTGGTGTTGCTGGATTTAAATATGCCCAACATGTCGGGGTTTGAAGTGATGGCAGCACTCAGTGAGCAGCAACTCACTAGCAACTTAATTATTGTGTGTTACACCACTTCAACCCATCACAGCGATATCAACAAGGCCTATCAACTCGGTGCTAAGTCATATATCACGAAACCGGGGCGTTTAGGCGATTTAGAGAACTTGATAAAACTAGTTAAGCAATACTGGTTTGATCATAACCATGCGGTAAAAGGATGA